The Streptomyces sp. HSG2 genome has a segment encoding these proteins:
- a CDS encoding glutamate decarboxylase, with protein MSPLFHGTPEGSAGRGLAANPFHTVANPAAGMTEAPPAHRLPDAPVAPETAYRLVHDELMLDGNARLNLATFVTTWMEPQADTLMAECRDKNMIDKDEYPRTAELERRCVSMLADLWNAPDPAEAVGCSTTGSSEACMLAGMALKRRWVARNSHRYPSREARPNIVMGVNVQVCWDKFCTYWEVEARTVPMEGDRFHIDPEAAARLCDENTIGVVGVLGSTFDGSYEPIADLCDRLDALRERTGLDIPVHVDGASGAMVAPFLDTDLCWDFRLPRVASINTSGHKFGLVYPGVGWVLWRDRRSLPEELVFRVNYLGGDMPTFALNFSRPGAQVVAQYYTFLRLGRQGYRDVQQASRDVAGALADGIAALGEFRVLTRGDALPVLTFTTAADVTAFDVFDVSRGLREHGWLVPAYTFPPHREDLAVCRIVCRNGFSIDLADLLLGDLRRLLPELRAQPRPLVRDRDAETPFHHAER; from the coding sequence ATGTCACCTCTGTTTCACGGCACTCCCGAGGGCAGCGCCGGGCGCGGGCTCGCCGCGAACCCCTTTCACACGGTGGCGAACCCAGCCGCCGGGATGACCGAGGCCCCACCGGCGCACCGGTTGCCCGACGCGCCGGTGGCACCCGAGACCGCCTACCGGCTGGTGCACGACGAACTCATGCTGGACGGAAACGCGCGGCTGAACCTGGCGACCTTCGTCACGACTTGGATGGAGCCCCAGGCCGACACCCTGATGGCCGAATGCCGTGACAAGAATATGATCGACAAGGACGAGTACCCCCGCACTGCCGAACTCGAGCGGAGATGCGTCTCCATGCTCGCCGATCTGTGGAACGCCCCCGACCCCGCCGAGGCCGTCGGCTGCTCGACCACCGGTTCCAGCGAGGCGTGCATGCTGGCCGGCATGGCCTTGAAACGGCGCTGGGTCGCGCGCAACTCCCACCGCTATCCCTCGCGTGAGGCACGCCCGAACATCGTCATGGGGGTGAACGTGCAGGTCTGCTGGGACAAGTTCTGCACGTACTGGGAGGTGGAGGCTCGGACCGTGCCGATGGAGGGGGATCGGTTCCACATCGACCCGGAGGCCGCCGCACGATTGTGCGACGAGAACACCATCGGCGTGGTCGGGGTGCTGGGTTCCACCTTCGACGGCTCCTACGAGCCGATCGCCGATCTCTGCGACCGACTCGACGCCCTGCGGGAGCGCACTGGCCTCGACATCCCCGTGCACGTCGACGGGGCCTCGGGGGCCATGGTCGCGCCGTTCCTCGACACCGACCTGTGCTGGGACTTCCGCCTCCCGCGCGTGGCGTCGATCAACACCTCCGGCCACAAGTTCGGCTTGGTCTACCCCGGAGTCGGCTGGGTCCTCTGGCGCGACCGGCGGTCCCTCCCCGAGGAACTGGTCTTCCGGGTGAACTACCTCGGCGGCGACATGCCGACGTTCGCCTTGAACTTCTCCCGACCGGGCGCGCAGGTCGTCGCGCAGTACTACACCTTCCTGCGGCTCGGCCGCCAGGGCTATCGCGACGTCCAACAGGCCTCGCGGGACGTGGCGGGCGCCTTGGCCGACGGCATCGCGGCCCTGGGAGAATTCCGGGTGCTCACCCGGGGCGACGCACTGCCGGTCCTGACCTTCACCACCGCAGCGGACGTCACCGCCTTCGACGTCTTCGACGTGTCCCGGGGACTGCGCGAGCACGGCTGGCTGGTCCCGGCGTACACCTTCCCGCCACACCGGGAGGACCTCGCGGTGTGCCGGATCGTCTGCCGGAACGGCTTCTCGATCGACCTGGCCGACCTGCTCCTCGGGGACCTGCGTCGACTGCTGCCGGAATTGCGCGCGCAGCCTCGCCCCCTGGTCCGGGATCGGGACGCGGAGACCCCTTTCCACCACGCGGAGCGGTGA
- a CDS encoding ATP-dependent Clp protease ATP-binding subunit, translating to MSMPPLGFGSSDPFSEMLNRFFGMSPASSPPAVQRVPIGRLLTDSAQALLGQAAGRAVEDGTTDLDTEHLLWAATRVEPSRGLLARAGVDPDALASRITGVLPREAIEPSAEPGLTPAAKRILRAAYARSRAAGASYIGPEHILGALLAAEESGAARLLRAEGQDPALLAAAADRSPRADDRATTGDEPATALEEFGRDLTEEARAGGLDPVVGRAAEIEQTVEILSRRSKNNPVLIGEPGVGKTSIVEGLAQRVVAEEVPQTLKGKRVISLDLSAMVAGAQYRGQFEERLKRVIEDVRRAEGDIVLFIDELHTVVGAGATGEGSMDAGNMLKPALARGELHVVGATTIDEYRRHVEKDAALERRFQPVLVPEPTVEETVSILEGLRDAYEAHHQVRFADDALAAAARLADRYIGDRFLPDKAIDVMDQAGARVRLRGAGRSTEVVRRQDRVAMLRREQEQAVRAEDFEEAARIKRDIAETEGELAGIEERREGVVAVTAADVADVVSRRTGIPVAQLTEGERERLLRLEEEMHTRIVGQDEAVTAVARAVRRNRAGMGDPGRPVGSFLFLGPTGVGKTELAKTLADVLFGEEDRVVRFDMSEFQERHTVARLVGAPPGYVGHEEAGQLTERVRRQPYSVVLFDEIEKAHPDVFNTLLQILDDGRLTDAQGRAVDFRHCVVVMTSNIGARLILDHRGDTSAIEDELKELLGRRFLPEFLNRVDDVIVFHALTEDDLSAILDHLLVGSEHRVRAQGVALEVGDDARKLLLAHGHRPEFGARPLRRTIQAELDNRVADLLLGGEAGPGDTVVVDVRKDSLHCSVRRAEDKGGTEGERADHRRSG from the coding sequence ATGTCGATGCCGCCGCTCGGATTCGGCTCCTCGGATCCGTTCAGCGAGATGCTGAATCGTTTCTTCGGAATGTCGCCGGCATCCTCCCCGCCGGCCGTGCAGCGGGTCCCCATCGGGCGGCTGCTGACCGACTCGGCGCAGGCACTGCTCGGCCAGGCGGCGGGACGCGCGGTCGAAGACGGCACGACCGATCTCGACACCGAGCATCTGCTGTGGGCCGCGACCCGAGTCGAGCCGTCCCGGGGCCTGCTCGCCCGCGCCGGCGTCGATCCCGACGCGCTCGCCTCGCGGATCACCGGCGTGCTCCCACGCGAGGCGATCGAGCCCTCGGCGGAACCGGGTCTCACACCGGCCGCCAAACGGATCCTCCGCGCCGCCTACGCCCGCTCCAGGGCGGCGGGGGCCTCCTACATCGGCCCGGAGCATATCCTGGGGGCGCTGCTGGCGGCCGAGGAATCCGGGGCCGCGCGGCTGCTGCGGGCCGAGGGTCAGGACCCCGCGCTGCTGGCCGCCGCCGCGGACCGTTCACCCCGCGCGGACGACCGCGCCACGACCGGGGACGAGCCGGCCACCGCGCTGGAGGAATTCGGTCGGGACCTGACGGAGGAGGCCAGGGCGGGAGGACTCGATCCGGTCGTCGGTCGGGCGGCGGAGATCGAACAGACCGTGGAGATCCTGTCCCGGCGTTCCAAGAACAACCCGGTGCTCATCGGCGAGCCCGGGGTGGGCAAGACCTCCATCGTCGAGGGCCTGGCCCAGCGCGTCGTCGCGGAGGAGGTTCCCCAGACCCTCAAGGGCAAGCGGGTGATCTCCCTGGACCTCTCCGCCATGGTGGCCGGGGCACAGTACCGGGGGCAGTTCGAGGAGCGCCTGAAACGGGTCATCGAGGACGTCCGGCGGGCCGAGGGCGACATCGTCCTGTTCATCGACGAACTCCACACCGTCGTCGGCGCCGGCGCCACCGGCGAGGGGTCGATGGACGCGGGCAATATGCTCAAGCCGGCGCTCGCGCGTGGCGAACTCCACGTGGTCGGGGCGACGACGATCGACGAGTACCGCAGGCACGTGGAGAAGGACGCCGCCCTGGAGCGTCGCTTCCAACCGGTGCTGGTGCCGGAGCCGACGGTCGAGGAGACCGTGTCCATCCTCGAAGGGCTGCGCGACGCCTACGAGGCCCACCACCAAGTCCGTTTCGCCGACGACGCCCTGGCAGCCGCCGCGAGGCTGGCCGACCGGTACATCGGCGACCGTTTCCTGCCGGACAAGGCCATCGACGTGATGGACCAGGCCGGTGCCAGGGTGCGGCTGCGCGGCGCGGGCCGCTCGACGGAGGTCGTGCGTCGACAGGACCGGGTGGCGATGCTCCGGAGGGAGCAGGAGCAGGCCGTGCGCGCGGAGGACTTCGAGGAGGCGGCCCGGATCAAGCGGGACATCGCCGAGACGGAGGGCGAACTGGCCGGAATCGAGGAGCGACGCGAGGGCGTGGTGGCGGTGACCGCCGCCGACGTCGCGGACGTCGTCTCCCGGCGCACCGGCATTCCGGTCGCCCAGCTGACCGAGGGGGAGCGGGAGCGGCTGCTGCGACTGGAGGAGGAGATGCACACCCGGATCGTCGGCCAGGACGAGGCGGTGACGGCGGTGGCGCGGGCGGTCCGCCGCAACAGGGCGGGCATGGGCGATCCCGGTCGGCCGGTGGGGTCCTTCCTCTTCCTCGGCCCCACCGGGGTCGGGAAGACCGAACTCGCCAAGACCCTCGCGGATGTGTTGTTCGGCGAGGAGGACCGCGTGGTCCGGTTCGACATGAGCGAGTTCCAGGAGAGGCACACCGTCGCCAGACTCGTCGGGGCCCCTCCCGGGTACGTCGGCCACGAGGAGGCCGGTCAGCTGACCGAGAGGGTCCGCCGGCAGCCCTACAGCGTGGTGCTGTTCGACGAGATCGAGAAGGCCCATCCGGACGTCTTCAACACGTTGTTGCAGATCCTCGACGACGGTCGCCTCACCGACGCCCAGGGCCGCGCGGTGGACTTCCGGCACTGCGTCGTCGTCATGACGTCCAACATCGGCGCCCGTCTGATCCTCGACCACCGCGGCGACACCTCCGCGATCGAGGACGAACTGAAGGAGCTGTTGGGGCGGCGTTTTTTGCCCGAGTTCCTCAATCGTGTGGACGACGTCATCGTCTTCCACGCCCTCACGGAGGACGACCTCTCCGCGATCCTGGACCACCTTCTGGTCGGGAGCGAGCACCGGGTGCGGGCGCAGGGGGTCGCGCTGGAGGTCGGAGACGACGCGAGGAAGCTCCTCTTGGCACACGGCCACCGTCCCGAGTTCGGCGCCCGTCCGCTGCGCCGGACCATCCAGGCGGAACTCGACAACCGGGTGGCCGACCTGCTGCTCGGCGGCGAGGCGGGCCCCGGGGACACCGTCGTCGTCGACGTGCGGAAGGACTCGCTGCACTGCTCGGTGCGCCGGGCGGAGGACAAGGGCGGAACGGAAGGCGAGCGGGCCGACCACCGGCGGAGCGGATGA